The Streptomyces sp. JB150 genomic interval CCCGGCGCTTCCCCACACCCCCGAACCCCCCTTCGTACCCCAAGGAGTCGATCCATCATGGCGAGCGAAGCCCCCACCGGCCATGTGTCCGATCTCGACTGGCTGATGAGCGGCCTCGTGCAGCGCGTCCCGCACACCAGCAGCGCGGTCCTCCTGTCCTGCGACGGACTGGTGAAGTCCGTCCACGGCCTCGATCCCGACAGCGCCGACCACATGGCGGCGCTGGCCTCCGGTCTGTACTCCCTCGGCCGCAGCGCCGGGGTCCGCTTCGGCGACGGCGGCGACGTACGGCAGGTGGTCGTCGAGCTCGACTCGACGCTGCTGTTCGTCACCACCGCCGGGTCCGGCACCTGCCTCGCCGTGCTCGCGGGCCGCGAGGCCGACGCGGCCGTCCTGGGTTACGAGATGGCGATGCTCGTCAAGAGCGTGCGCCCGTACCTGGTGACCGCGCCCCGGCAGCAGGCCGTCGAACCCACGGCGATGAGGCCTTGAGCGCGGCGGTCGGTGAGGGGCCCTGGCTCGACGACGCGGCCGGACGGCTGGTGCGCCCGTTCACGGTGAGCAACGGCCGCACCCGCCCCACCGTCCCGCTCGACCTGATGTCGCAGGTGATGGCCACCGGGGCGACCCCCCTCGGCTATCTCGGCCCGGAACACGCGCAGGTCCTCGACCTGTGCCACGCGCCCGTCTCGGTCGCCGAGGCCGCCGCCCACCTGAAGCTGCCGGCGGCGGTCACCAAAGTGCTGCTGGCGGACCTCCTCGACTGCGGGGCGCTCACCACCAAGCCCCCCGCGTACCACCACACACCCACGGACCGGGCCCTTCTGGAGGCAGTGCTCGATGGACTACGACGACAGCTCTGAGTACGACGAGTACGACGACCGCCGCGCCGGGCACGACCACGGCCCCGGCCACGATCACGGCGCCGGCTACGACCACGGCGCCAGGCACGACCACGGCGCCAGGCACGACCACGACCACGCCGCCGACCCCTTCCCCACCGCGCTCAAGATCCTCGTCGCGGGCGGGTTCGGGGTCGGCAAGACCACGTTCGTCGGCGCCGTCAGCGAGATCGCGCCGCTCAGCACGGAGGAACTGCTCACCACCGTCAGCGTCGGAACCGACAACCTCGAGGGCATCGAGAACAAGATGGAGACGACCGTCGCCATGGACTTCGGCCGGATCACCCTCGACTCCCGCCATGTGCTGTACCTGTTCGGCACCCCCGGCCAGGAACGCTTCTGGTTCATGTGGGACGAACTGTCCGAGGGCGCGCTCGGCGCGGTCATCCTCGCCGACACCCGCCGACTGGAGGAATGCTTCGCGGCCGTCGACTTCTTCGAGGAACGCGGCCTCGGCTTCATCGTCGCCATCAACGAGTTCGACGGCGCCCACCGCTACGACCCCGAGGAGGTACGGGCCGCCATCGACCTCGACCCGGGCATCCCCATCGTCCGCTGCGACGCGCGGATCTCCGCCTCCGGCGTCCAGACGTTGCTGACCCTGGTCCGGCACCTGATCGCCCACGCCCCCGCCGTCCCCGCGCCCAGCCACGGCGCCCACCGGTGACCCGCACACCCCAACGCCCCGCGGTGACCACCGCACCCCACCGCCCCACCGCACGGAGCCGCACATGACATCCGCCCCCAGCGACGGAGCCCGGCCATGAGCTACGAGCCGCCGCGCCCGGCCGGTCGTCTGCTGCTCACCCCCGAGGACCGGGAGGCCCCCGCCCGCGCCCTGCGGCTGCGCGGCCTCGGCCTCGGACCGCGCCCCGAGCCCGCCCTCGACGACTACGCGACCCGCCTCGCCGTCCACACCGCGTCGCCGTACGCCATGGTGAATCTCCTGGACGAGGACGGGCAGTTCTACGCCGGACTGCACACCCCGCGGACCGGGCCCGCCCTGCCCGACGGCTCCCCGGGGCCGGTGATCGGCCGCCGGCTGCCCCGCGACCACGGCTTCTGCCCGCACGTCGTGGTGCGGCGCAAGGCGCTGGTCCTGGAGGACGTGTGCGACTACCCGAGGTTCGCGGGCAACCCGGTCGTCGACGAGTTCGGCATCCGCTCCTACCTCGGCGCCCCGCTCATCGACACCACCGGCATGGTGCTCGGCACCGTCTCCGTCGCCGACCTGACACCGCGCCCCTGGGGCCGCACCGGACTGGAGACCATCAAGGCGACGGCCGCGGACCTCACCGCACGCCTGGAAGGCGGCACGCGTTGACCCCTACGGGGGGTGTGAAGGAAAGCTGTGGCGCCGTTTAAGAAAACCTCGATGGACCGGGGGCATCCTCGTACGGCAGATTGCCAGGAGATTCCACCCCTCTCCCCGTCGCGGGCCCCTTCGGCGTGCCCGCGGCCGGGATCTCACCCTCAGGAGCCGAGCGTTGAAGGCGCTGGTCAAGGAGAAGGCGGAGCCAGGGCTCCGGCTGGCGGACGTACCGGAGCCCGCCATCGGACCCGGTGACGTGCTGATCAAGGTGCTGCGCACCGGTATCTGCGGCACCGACCTGCACATCCGGTCCTGGGACGGCTGGGCGCAGCAGGCGATCCGCACCCCGCTGGTGATCGGACACGAGTTCGTCGGCGAGGTCGTCGAGACCGGCCGCGACGTCACCGACATCAAGGCCGGCGACCGGGTCAGCGGCGAGGGCCACCTGGTGTGCGGCAAGTGCCGCAACTGCCTCGCCGGGCGCCGCCACCTGTGCCGGGCGACCGTCGGCCTCGGCGTCGGCCGCGACGGCGCGTTCGCCGAGTACGTGGCGCTGCCCGCGTCCAACGTGTGGGTGCACCGGGTGCCCGTGGACCTCGACATCGCGGCCATCTTCGACCCGTTCGGCAACGCCGTGCACACCGCGCTGTCGTTCCCGCTGGTCGGCGAGGACGTACTGATCACCGGTGCCGGTCCGATCGGCCTGATGGCGGCGGCCGTGGCCCGGCACGCCGGCGCCCGCAACGTGATGATCACCGACGTCAGCGAGGAGCGCCTGGAGCTGGCCCGCAAGCTCGGCGCCACCCTCGCGCTGAACGTCTCCGAGTCGGCCATCGCCGACGGCCAGCGCGAGCTGGGGCTGCGCGAGGGCTTCGACATCGGCCTGGAGATGTCCGGCCGCCCCGAGGCGATGCGCGACATGATCGCCAACATGACGCACGGCGGCCGGATCGCCATGCTCGGCCTGCCGTCCGAGGAGTTCCCGGTCGACTGGTCCCGGATCGTCACCTCGATGATCACCATCAAGGGCATCTACGGCCGGGAGATGTTCGAGACCTGGTACGCGATGTCGGTGCTGCTCGAAGGCGGCCTCGACCTCGCCCCCGTGATCACCGGCCGGTACGGCTACCGCGACTTCGAAGCGGCGTTCGCCGACGCGGCGAGCGGCCGCGGCGGCAAGGTCATCCTCGACTGGACCGCGTAAACCCCTTTCGCTCGCCTCGCAGCCTTCTAGGAGCTTCTTCCCATGTTCGACTCCGTGCGCGACGACCTGCGCGCCACCCTCGACGAGATCCGCGCCGCCGGACTGCACAAGCCGGAGCGGGTCATCGGCACCCCGCAGTCCGCCACCGTGAACGTCACCGCGGGCGGCCGCCCCG includes:
- a CDS encoding roadblock/LC7 domain-containing protein, whose amino-acid sequence is MASEAPTGHVSDLDWLMSGLVQRVPHTSSAVLLSCDGLVKSVHGLDPDSADHMAALASGLYSLGRSAGVRFGDGGDVRQVVVELDSTLLFVTTAGSGTCLAVLAGREADAAVLGYEMAMLVKSVRPYLVTAPRQQAVEPTAMRP
- the tdh gene encoding L-threonine 3-dehydrogenase; translated protein: MKALVKEKAEPGLRLADVPEPAIGPGDVLIKVLRTGICGTDLHIRSWDGWAQQAIRTPLVIGHEFVGEVVETGRDVTDIKAGDRVSGEGHLVCGKCRNCLAGRRHLCRATVGLGVGRDGAFAEYVALPASNVWVHRVPVDLDIAAIFDPFGNAVHTALSFPLVGEDVLITGAGPIGLMAAAVARHAGARNVMITDVSEERLELARKLGATLALNVSESAIADGQRELGLREGFDIGLEMSGRPEAMRDMIANMTHGGRIAMLGLPSEEFPVDWSRIVTSMITIKGIYGREMFETWYAMSVLLEGGLDLAPVITGRYGYRDFEAAFADAASGRGGKVILDWTA
- a CDS encoding DUF742 domain-containing protein; its protein translation is MSAAVGEGPWLDDAAGRLVRPFTVSNGRTRPTVPLDLMSQVMATGATPLGYLGPEHAQVLDLCHAPVSVAEAAAHLKLPAAVTKVLLADLLDCGALTTKPPAYHHTPTDRALLEAVLDGLRRQL
- a CDS encoding GAF domain-containing protein, which produces MSYEPPRPAGRLLLTPEDREAPARALRLRGLGLGPRPEPALDDYATRLAVHTASPYAMVNLLDEDGQFYAGLHTPRTGPALPDGSPGPVIGRRLPRDHGFCPHVVVRRKALVLEDVCDYPRFAGNPVVDEFGIRSYLGAPLIDTTGMVLGTVSVADLTPRPWGRTGLETIKATAADLTARLEGGTR
- a CDS encoding ATP/GTP-binding protein, which encodes MDYDDSSEYDEYDDRRAGHDHGPGHDHGAGYDHGARHDHGARHDHDHAADPFPTALKILVAGGFGVGKTTFVGAVSEIAPLSTEELLTTVSVGTDNLEGIENKMETTVAMDFGRITLDSRHVLYLFGTPGQERFWFMWDELSEGALGAVILADTRRLEECFAAVDFFEERGLGFIVAINEFDGAHRYDPEEVRAAIDLDPGIPIVRCDARISASGVQTLLTLVRHLIAHAPAVPAPSHGAHR